Genomic window (Helianthus annuus cultivar XRQ/B chromosome 3, HanXRQr2.0-SUNRISE, whole genome shotgun sequence):
ACGGCGGTTCAGCTCTGAGCAATGGAGGTGGTGGTTGGGTGTTGGTGGTGGGAGATGGGATGTGGCAGCTGAAGGTTGGTGGTAGGAGGCTGTGGCGACGGCTGAAGGGTAGTGGTGGGAGGTTGCGGCGGTGGGTGTTGGTGGtgggaggtggaggtggtggtagtgggtgaagagagagagagagagagagatgggaggAAGAGGGAGAGAgaatatgttttatttattacacagtTAGTCCCTTCAATATCAAGGTGTAAACAAAGCAAACCACATAACTATTCGGacatttttcttttaattaaaCTAGGATACTGTAGCTAAAAATATCATATTAATATATTTCAAGAACTGAAAGTAAAATTGGAGGGGCGCCTTGTCCCATATTTTAAGACCAAGcgtaatggggcgttttttttttaaaaaattgccCGAAAACGCCCTATAACGCCCAACCCCCCATTACAGGGGGCGTTTTCAGGCGTTATTTTCGAAAAAAAGGGGGCCGGCGTTTTAAAAATAACGCTAAACATGTGGGGCCACCAAAAATCCGACCGTTGTTCAAACGGTAAtattctttattatttttttttaatttaaaataattcCCACTATATATATTTACCCCACATTCACAccattttttatacaaaaactcactatctctcccactttcttccaacttttataaaaaaaaccctctttcttcttatttttatacaatcatgcatCCTTTCCGCCCTCCTTTTGGTGTCCCCGCTAGACCCgcaaacccgaacacaacccaaccgcaaaccCCATTCAACCTTCAAGAAATGGACCCGAGCTTTTTAACTTACGCGGCTTACTTAAGTGGCGCCCCTCCGTTTGTTCCTCCAACTttcggctatggtcaagccggcgggtctcaaccgtcacaacccgaagccgaacccgatgtggaagtcgtaccggagacgcaacccgaaccggtgcaagaaacatcgaaacgcggcaaaaggtcgcataagaagaaAGATAAGGACGCACCGAGgcgtacaaaaaatataatcaaatgGACGAAGGAAGAGGAATACGCGTTGACTCGGGCGTATGTCGACATTTCGGAGGACGAAGAGACCGGtaactattttatataaatattattttacttactttgttattttattttttaacaaacaacttattttttttttgtagcaaactttcaaacgggcccggttttttgggatagggttcgtgcactcttctttagcacgtggggtcaaggcgaacatcgggacaaagactcaatttctagcaaatggaccgacatcaacaacaagtgtcaTGGGTTTCAAGAAGTCTTCCAACGTAACTACGATGATCGCCCGAGCGGTGAAGGTGACGTGGGGGTTTTAACGAAGAGTTTGGAGGAGTTCGAGAGGACAAAAGGCCCTTTCACGTACTACAAGTGTTGGGAGCTACTtcgaaaaagtccaaagtgggcggtagttaacccaatgacgtctagtagtagacgtcgggctaaaaggtcaaaaacatcatcctccgttgacccgTCAACTCCGACATCGGATGCCCGCAATGTTGATTTAAACGAGGCGGTGGACGAGGGCATTCAAGAAGAGTTGGCCCGACCCGGCGGTAGAAGAAAGGGAGCCGGGAAAAAAACGctcgagtcgtcttccgatctcgagttaaaggatgatttcgaggagatgaaccgtcgtctccaagacattcgagatctcggccaccaacgttatgaAATTATGAAGGAACGAATGGCCGAAACAAAAAaatttaacgagatgcaagaggcgaggcaaatggaaaaggacatcgagtttttgtccaaacctatcgaccacctacaaggcgatgcgttgatccttgcgcaaatgcgtcgccaaaaaattaaagaaaaatatggactctagatcatattattttttttatgttttttttttatttttttcagtttttttcgttttttttttattttctgcttttttttttactttcggttttttttaagtttttttttatttttttttcaagtaatgtaattttatttttaaattaatgaaggttattttatgttttaaattaaaaaaaaaataaatgtgaaatgattgtaaaatgattgaatggggcattataccactacaccacttttgctataatgctctcttgctgactaggacgccacatggcgtaaaacgccccatggtgggggcattatagtgttataccactacacatggtctaagggaCATGTATGGGAGGTGACTGTCTTGCCAGTCTTGGCTTCACACAGTATTCATTTTGGGTTTTTACGAAAAGTTCAAATACATGtataaaatataattttgttGGTGACAAATAGGTGGTAAAATAAGGCGTGACACGAGTTGTCACTTGAAGATTAAAGGCAACTGCCACAACATTTTATGTTCTTTTGCTAAATATGTATAGAAaagttttatttttgtatttAAACGGTTACTATTTAAATATAAGGACACAAAATTACTCGAACGATTGTAAATTTATATTTGTGGTTTCTTTTAATAACTTGCTTATATGGTTTCCTAGTAATGCTTAATGCGTTTAAGTACAGCTGTCAATAGATTGGATATTGATTCATATCCAATCCAATCCATTTTAAACAGTTATTGTATCATAAAAAATACTCACTAGTCTATTAATTAATCCAATAAATCGATTCATTTATCCAATTAGTTATATAGATCGATCCATGATTCATCCAGATCGATCCactattaatttttttctattaaaaaaaagaaaaaggataATTTCTTTCAAAGCCttaaaaaatttgtaaaaaaatcaaacaaaataaaaattcaaaaatatcaaaaacatctaaaaattcaaaaaatccataaaaataaaaaaacctaatcaataaaattaattaaaaaaatttaaaaaaattctaaaaattcaaaaaaaattccttaaaaatccaaaaacgtACTAAAAAATTGTAAAGAATTCA
Coding sequences:
- the LOC118490536 gene encoding glutathione S-transferase T3-like; translation: MHPFRPPFGVPARPANPNTTQPQTPFNLQEMDPSFLTYAAYLSGAPPFVPPTFGYGQAGGSQPSQPEAEPDVEVVPETQPEPVQETSKRGKRSHKKKDKDAPRRTKNIIKWTKEEEYALTRAYVDISEDEETANFQTGPVFWDRVRALFFSTWGQGEHRDKDSISSKWTDINNKCHGFQEVFQRNYDDRPSGEGDVGVLTKSLEEFERTKGPFTYYKCWELLRKSPKWADAIAGSWDVGFVVTGWGSGWVLSNFWDHGGGWDGPPGWGLGVFIEDVGVWVTGWGDRLAKPTV